A region from the Vicia villosa cultivar HV-30 ecotype Madison, WI linkage group LG3, Vvil1.0, whole genome shotgun sequence genome encodes:
- the LOC131660502 gene encoding large ribosomal subunit protein uL3c: MSLASISSAFSSFSISSRSTSLSFSTSISKNPSSQFLKFQQQQHERPKRGVVVMSMEAGVGVMGTKLGMMSFFETNGEVVPVTIVGFREGNIVTQIKTDATDGYNAVQIGYRRVRDRKLTKPELGHLEKAGAIPMRHLQEFRLPTVDGFEPNQRLVFDEIFKEGDLVDISGTTIGKGFQGGIKRHNFKRGPMSHGSKSHRQLGSIGAGTTPGRVYKGKKMPGRMGGTKTKIRKLKIVKIDKELNVIMIKGALPGKPGNLLRIAPAKIVGKNIPKN, encoded by the exons ATGTCGCTCGCTTCCATTTCTTCCGCATTCTCCTCGTTCTCAATTTCCTCCCGTTCCacttcactctcattttcaacttcaATTTCTAAGAATCCCTCTTCTCAATTcctcaaatttcaacaacaacaacatgaaaGACCAAAAAGAGGAGTGGTTGTGATGAGTATGGAGGCAGGTGTTGGAGTCATGGGTACCAAACTCGGAATGATGAGTTTTTTCGAAACTAACGGAGAAGTTGTTCCCGTCACTATCGTCGGTTTCAGAGAAGGCAACATTGTCACTCAGATCAAAACCGACGCCACCGACGGTTACAACGCTGTCCAAATCGGTTACCGTAGGGTTAGGGACCGGAAATTGACCAAACCAGAATTGGGTCATCTTGAAAAGGCTGGAGCCATTCCGATGCGCCATCTTCAGGAGTTTCGTCTTCCAACTGTCGATGGATTTGAACCTAATCAGCGCCTTGTctttgatgaaattttcaaagaggGTGATCTTGTTGATATCTCTGGCACCACCATTGGCAAGGGTTTCCAAG GTGGTATCAAGCGTCATAACTTCAAGAGGGGTCCAATGAGCCATGGTTCCAAGAGTCATAGACAACTGGGTTCAATTGGTGCCGGAACTACACCTGGTAGGGTATACAAGGGGAAAAAGATGCCTGGGAGGATGGGTGGAACCAAAACCAAGATCAGAAAGCTTAAGATTGTTAAAATTGATAAAGAGCTTAATGTTATCATGATCAAAGGTGCTCTGCCTGGTAAGCCTGGAAATCTTTTGCGGATAGCTCCGGCCAAGATTGTTGGCAAGAACATTCCTAAGAATTAG